In a single window of the Zea mays cultivar B73 chromosome 5, Zm-B73-REFERENCE-NAM-5.0, whole genome shotgun sequence genome:
- the LOC100304267 gene encoding uncharacterized protein LOC100304267 — protein sequence MASPPPALEILVREPDGVTVWSGPPYPPGTTSPPQRLPKTACSATSFSTDGARLLATVASASATVYDCRTLAVVKCFELPGLLAAALSPTGAYLQTFQKSSSPQEKNVTVWHVDTAAALYQHYQKSMSKTTWPMVQFSADESVACRMMPNEIQFFDPKDFAKGILYRIRMPGIATMKLATAPGSHVAGFVPEAKGVPASVQIFSCNKDAQNQVVARRSFFRCSTVQLQWNKGSTGLLILAQADVDKTNQSYYGETKLNYLTTDRAFEGIVPLKKDGPVHDVQWSSSGSEFAVVYGVMPPKATIFNKKCNPLVEFGEGPYNTIRWNPKGRFVVLAGFGNLPGDMAFWDYSEKKLVAKTKAECSVTSEWSPDGRHFMTATTAPRLQIDNCIKIFDHNGSLQFKKMFERLYQADWKPEAAERFTDIADLTTSLSTLKIEETKKQVSAQGSKSAQTSSKAPAITAPKPTAYRPPHAKGSAELQDKLFGGLAPAGGEMSKNALRNKKRREKQKEKKAAEASGSPADES from the exons ATGGCATCGCCACCGCCGGCCCTCGAGATCCTAG TTCGCGAGCCCGACGGAGTCACGGTGTGGTCCGGACCCCCCTACCCGCCGGGCACCACCAGCCCGCCGCAGAGACTCCCCAAGACGGCGTGCAGCGCCACCTCTTTCTCCACCGACGGTGCCCGCCTGCTCGCGACGGTGGCATCGGCCTCGGCCACCGTCTACGACTGCCGCACACTCGCTGTAGTCAAGTGCTTCGAGCTCCCGGGTCTCCTCGCCGCTGCGCTATCGCCCACGGGGGCGTATCTGCAGACCTTCCAGAAGTCAtcctcgccgcaggagaagaATGTCACGGTCTGGCACGTCGACACAGCTGCCGCTCTTTACCAACACTATCAGAAGAGCATGTCTAAAACCACCTG GCCAATGGTTCAGTTTTCTGCGGATGAATCGGTCGCTTGCCGGATGATGCCTAATGAGATACAATTCTTTGatccaaaagattttgcaaaaggaATTTTGTATAGGATAAGAATGCCTGGCATAGCTACGATGAAGCTAGCAACTGCACCAGGATCTCATGTTGCTGGATTCGTCCCAGAGGCTAAG GGTGTTCCAGCTAGCGTTCAGATATTTTCTTGCAACAAGGATGCACAAAATCAAGTTGTTGCTCGCAGGAGCTTTTTTCGCTGTTCCACCGTTCAATTACAGTGGAACAAAGGGTCCACTGGCCTTCTAATTCTTGCTCAAGCTGACGTGGATAAAACCAATCAGAGTTACTATGGTGAAACCAAGTTGAACTACTTGACAACTGACAGGGCCTTCGAAGGAATTGTTCCACTCA AAAAGGACGGGCCAGTCCACGATGTGCAGTGGTCTTCCTCTGGCTCTGAATTTGCTGTGGTTTATGGTG TTATGCCGCCCAAGGCAACAATATTCAACAAGAAGTGCAACCCTCTTGTTGAGTTTGGTGAAGGACCCTACAATACGATAAGATGGAACCCCAAAGGACGAT TTGTTGTATTAGCAGGTTTTGGCAATTTGCCTGGTGATATG GCATTCTGGGATTATTCAGAAAAAAAATTGGTAGCGAAAACAAAGGCAGAATGTTCTGTCACAAGTGAATGGTCCCCTGATGGTCGTCATTTTATGACTGCTACAACAGCTCCGAGGCTTCAAATAGACAATTG TATAAAAATATTTGACCACAACGGATCTCTGCAGTTTAAGAAGATGTTTGAAAGGCTGTATCAG GCTGATTGGAAACCTGAAGCAGCTGAAAGATTCACTGACATTGCTGACCTGACAACATCCTTGAGTACCTTAAAGATTGAAGAAACAAAAAAACAAG TTTCAGCACAAGGTTCCAAGTCAGCACAAACATCAAGCAAGGCCCCTGCAATTACAGCGCCAAAACCTACAGCATACCGCCCACCTCATGCTAAGGGTTCTGCAGAACTTCAGGACAAG CTCTTTGGTGGACTAGCTCCTGCTGG GGGGGAGATGAGCAAAAATGCATTGCGAAACAAGAAGCGCAGAGAGAAACAGAAGGAAAAGAAAGCTGCTGAAGCGTCAGGCTCTCCTGCTGATGAAAGTTGA
- the LOC100193033 gene encoding uncharacterized protein isoform X1, translating to MMSNFQATTCKPHSRIIVKKPIASLGSTCQYPLYSHALGFHTLQEKVYPRLVLISASHKRLTSVCALSGKGSSGTADDPLMESLKKAVADAKKPRSIQDLLKEQVAKLREQASGGGRGNGNRRGGSGGSGGPDDESFKETLDEVVQVILATVAFILVYIHIIRGEELYRLARDYTRYLVTGKRTARLKRAMQRWRNFSESFMQKAGSEDDQYERPAVSKPAWWQQPQKFVHFVEDLCRGNWRPHAQES from the exons ATGATGAGCAACTTCCAAGCCACTACTTGCAAGCCTCACAGTAGGATCATTGTGAAGAAACCTATAGCAAGTCTTGGAAGCACATGTCAGTATCCATTATATTCACATGCTCTCGGATTCCACACGTTGCAAGAGAAGGTGTACCCAAGGCTAGTTCTCATTTCTGCTAGCCACAAAAGGCTTACTTCTGTATGTGCCTTAAGTGGAAAGGGAAGCTCTGGCACTGCTGATGAC CCTTTGATGGAATCTTTGAAGAAAGCTGTGGCTGATGCAAAAAAGCCCCGTTCCATACAAGACTTACTGAAGGAGCAGGTGGCTAAACTGAGAGAACAAGCGTCTGGTGGAGGCAGAGGGAATGGGAATCGCCGTGGAGGCAGTGGTGGTTCTGGTGGCCCAGATGATGAATCGTTCAAGGAAACATTGGATGAAGTAGTGCAAGTTATCTTAGCCACTGTTGCTTTCATACTTGTG TACATCCACATAATCAGAGGGGAGGAGCTTTACCGTCTTGCCAGGGACTACACCAGATATCTCGTCACCGGTAAGAGGACTGCCCGACTGAAGCGTGCCATGCAAAGGTGGCGCAACTTCTCGGAGAGCTTCATGCAGAAGGCAGGCTCAGAAGACGACCAATATGAGAGACCAGCTGTGTCAAAACCTGCATGGTGGCAACAGCCTCAGAAATTTGTGCATTTTGTGGAGGACCTTTGCAGGGGAAACTGGCGTCCCCATGCTCAGGAGTCTTAG